Sequence from the Methanococcoides sp. LMO-2 genome:
GTCGGCAGGTCTTCCTTGCTGTGTACAAACTCTCTTTTTATGCTGTTCACAGACTTCAGGTCATTGTTTGCCTTTTCAAAGTCCTCAGAGAACACCTTCAAGGCATCCTCCACCTCTTTACGGAAAATTACCTTCCACATATCTTCGAAAAGAAGCTTTAACTGCTTAACATCAAAATCAGTATAATCGGTCTTTTTGTTGGCCACGCCGACGAGTGCCACGATCTTCTGCCCATCATATATTGGAACGCTCATGTGGCGGACGATCTCCATATGCCCTTCAGGATATCCGTTTTTTACCGAACCTGAAAGATGGTTATTGAAGATCACAGGTTGGCGCTGCCTGATAGCTTCCAGGAACGAACAACTCTCTTCAACGGAATAGAGTTGTTTCTTTGTTTTTACATTGCAGGTCGTTCCTGCTGTTTCAGACTACGAATGAACAGTGATGGTATCTTCAGACTGGTTCACCAGGGCAAAGTAACCAGCTTCGCTTCCCATCAGTTTGATACCTTCTTCAAGTATGAATTCAATGATCTCTTTGACCGAATGGGAACTCATCTGATTGAGCCTGAGAAGCGTTTCCAGTCGTGCTTCATTGATCTGAAGGGCTTCTTCGACTTTTTTGTTCTCTGTGATATCAAAAATAATTCCCTGGATGCTTTCAATATCCCCGCGATCATTTCGTTTCATAAGTGATCTTTCATCGACCCAGCGAATCTCCCCAAATTTGGTAATAATCCGGTACTGCCGTGTGAAACCAACAAGTTTGTCCTTTTTAGAATAATCTAAAAAGTCCTCTTTTAAATGATCAATGTCATCAGGATGCACTATATCTGCATACGTTAACTTTCCATCTATGAACTCTTCCGGATCATAACCAAACTGGAGTATATTCTCTGATACAAAATCAACATTCCAGTCCTCATCGGTATCCCAAAGGAAAATTACTGCCTGACTACTGTTTATTATTATTTCAATGTCTTCACTGCTGATCATCCAAGAATCATTTCCTTTTTTGTTGAGGATATATAGGCCTTAAATTGTGAGTTTATATCGTATATTATCTTAACGATTGTGAAGAAACATTCGTGGCGTGGCGAACTTTCTACAAATAGTATATCCACTTACTACTATAATAAAAAAGAATAAATTCAATTTCCCAAAGAATTGGCTACTAAATATATGTCTTTTCTTAATCTCAAATAAAAGTTCAAAAATCAAACCTGCAAATTTTAAATGCAGATAAATATTAATCAATCAGACTAAGAACATCTATTATTAAGTGAAACGTTCAGTATGGAATCCCCACAACTGAAGGGATCATCGTTGGTATTGAGCAGATTGGCTTTTTCCGATACAATCGGAATCGTAAATGTAAACTTACTACCAACACCCAATTCGCTTTCAACCCAGATCTTACCACTATGAAGATTCACATATTCCTTTGCAAGCATGAGCCCCAGACCGATGCCACCATATTTACGGGTAGTTGAGCCATCCACCTGCATGAACGGATTGAATATCCTGACACGATCTTCCTTCGAAATACCAATTCCCGTATCAACAACTGATATACGGGCATGGTCGTCCTCCCTGGTAGCATAGATCTCTACAACTCCTCCTTCAGGAGTGAATTTGATCGCATTATCTACAAGACCATGAAGAATGTCTTTGATCTTCACAGGATCAGCAAAGATCTCTGCCAATTGTGGATCAACATGTGATTCTAACAGAACGTTCTTTTTTGATGCAATTACAATGCGTGATTCCTTTACCTCAACAATGCTTTTTTGCAGGTTGAACAGATCACATTCCAGATCAGTATTTCCAGCATGGATATTGCTTATATCAAGTATGTGATTAATAAGATTCAGCAGTTCTTCCCCATGATTTTTAATTGTAAAAGCATATTTCTTCTGTTTCTCATTAAGTTCACCAGCCATCTCATTGGCCAGTATGTCTGAAAAGCCAATGATAGGGTTGAGCGGAGTCCTGAGCTCATGACTTACATTTGCAAGGAATTCGGATTTAGTCCTGTTTGCCTCTTCGGCTGCAAGTTTGGAAGCTATCAAGGCCTGTCTGGCTTGCTTCCAGCTGCTTATATCCCTGAGAATTGCCATGGTCGCCGGATGACCCTTATATTGGACTACAGATGCACTTACATTCACAGGAAGCAGGGCTCCAGACTTAGAGATGATCTCTATCTCATAATGGTTAGAGACTTTTTCCCCGTTCAGTCTCCTCCTGTACTTTTCCTTTATAGTATCAACATGCTTCGGAGAAACAAATTCAATAAAGGACCTTTCAACGATTTGTTCATACGAATAGCCGGCCATTTCCTGCATCGTTCTGTTGGCAAATTTGATAGAATCACCCTGAAGGATAATTATACCATCGTTACCATTTTCAACGATCGTTGAATACTTTTTCTCACTTTCATATAGCTTGAGCTCGGCTTTTTTGTGTTCAGTGATATCATTGATTAGACATATTGTCCTCTCATATTTACCATTGGACTTGTTGATACCGGACGAATTGATGACCACATCAATGAGAGTTCCATCTTTCTTTACCACCTTGTACTCTTCATTATAGGAAACTCCGGTTTCAAGTATTTCCTGAAGGGATTCTAAAGCTTTATCCATATAATCCGGATGGATGATCTTTGACATTGGATTCCCAACGATCTCTTTTTTATCATAACCCAGGACATTTTTGATCCGACTGTTGCAATCTACAATGATACCATTTTCATCAACTGATGTGATAAGATTGGCTGCAGATTCGAATATTGAGCGATAAAGTTCTTCACTCTTATTAATTAGATCTAAATTTATTTTGTTGTTCAGCGATATTGCAAGATAATCACCGAATGTCTTGGCAAGGAGTGCATCATTTTCATTGAAATCACCATCTTTGTAGGAAAAACCCATTAAACCCAGAGTTTTGCCTTCTATACGCAAAGGAGTGAACAGCACATTCGGAAGGTCCATATGACCTTCGGGCATATACTTTGTCCATTCACTGTTCATGAAATCATTGTGATAGACAACATTCCCCTTCTTGTATACTTCATCCCGTAATCCCCTTACGGGCATTGGCAACTCAGGATCAACGAAGCACGACATACCACCATCTTCCAGGAAAAGGACCTTATTCTCATCCCCTGTTTCCGATAGCAATGCAACATATCCGGCTTTTGCACCAATGGTCCTTGCACAGGCATCAAAGACAATCCTTGCTACTGCTTCAAAATCCTTGTTCTTCAAAATTGAATGGGCTGAATTCAGAAGTTCTGTTATCTCATTTTCTTTCTGGGTAGAATATTTCAGTGTTTCTATAAGCTCAAATTCAGCGCTTTTGTTTTTTGTAATATCTTTCTTAAAAGTAATTATACGCTCATCAGAAAGTACCGAAGAACTCACATTCCACCATCTTTTACATCCATTCTTTGTCAAGAACTGAACATCAAGATCAATAATACCATTCTTCTTCAATTCATTGAATTTTTTCAGCAAAAATTCATGATGTTCTACAGGAGTTATATCCAGGAAGTTCATTCCGACCAATTCATCTTCAGAGTAGCCTGTTATTCTACATGCAGACTTATTGACCTCAATATAGTTTCCATCCAGATCGGATACAAATACAGCATCAGGTGCATTATCTATGTAATTTCTGAACTTAGCTTCACTTTCTATCAATGATTGCTTTGCCTTTTTGCGATCAGTTATGTCCCTTGTTGTTCCCTGGAATCCTATTGGAGAGCCATCTTCATCACAAAGTACCTTCCCAACAATCTCAACGGGAAACTCTGTACCATCCTTTCTACGAAGTACAGCCTCAAATTTCACTCCTGAAGCATCCGGCAGCCTGTCAATACCTTCCTGAATGAAATTCAAGATCGTCTGGTAATTCAGATCATCGCAGTGATCATAAACTTTAGTCCCGATGAACTCATCGGGAGTATATCCTGAAATAATATAACAAGATGGACTTACATAAGTAAACTCCAGATCTTTATTCATGACCCATATAGCATCAAGACTGTTATGTGCAAGAAGACGATAGTTTTCCTCACTTTCTATTAAGGTATTCTCAGCTTTCTTGCGTTCAGTTATGTCAAGTGCACTGAAAGTAACTCCTTTCAATTGATCATCGGGATCTATAGGTGATGAACTAAGAATTATGTCAATGATGTTGCCATCTTTTCTCTTCCATTGAGTTTCTACAACTCCGGTGCCCTTTTTTTGGATCAGGGAATATTTTTCCCTTCCAACATACTCAAATTCATCATTTGTAGGATAAAGTATCCTTGCACTCTGACCAAGCAGTTCATCTCTTGAGTATCCTGTCATTTTACAAATACGGTCATTAACTTCTCTTAGGATTCGCTCCTGAACAACACCTATTCCAGCAGGTACAGCCCTGAATATGCTATCAAGACGATTTCCCCTATCACGTATTTGTTCTTCTGCAAGTTTGCGATCAGTGATATCAATGTGCTGTAAAAGGACATTTGTAGGATAAGTTTTTGAAAGTGGTGTCACCTTCAGCAAAAACCAGCGCTTTTCATCAGGACTGTGACAGGGGTACTCTATTTTTAATAGGCCTTTATTTCCATTTATGACATCAATTATCCCTTTTGCTATACATGAAGCTTCAATTGAGTTTTCACCTGTTGATTCATTACAAATATTCAAGTAATTTGTTCCTTCGCTGAATTTTGCAGGATAAGATCCACTATCCCCAGCAAACTGTTTCCAGCTCTGGTTTGTATAAATAATAATACCCTCAGAAGACACTATTGCAATGTTGTCTTCCCACAGATCGAAAATGCCTGAAAAGCTTAGATCGCTTTTCTAATTGTCAGAAAGGAAATCTGACATCGACAAATTATTACCACGTTTTTCCAAAAATCCACCTATTGTGAAATAGTAAATTATAATATATAAAATTTGAAGTATATCTATAATAGAATATTAGTTGATTGATATAATCATATAGGAATGAGATTCAAATTTTAGGATTTATTACAAAAGTATAAATGTCTAACATATACTGAATCCAGGATCATTTGTTTTATTTATCCAGTTAGAAACTAAATTTAATATATCACCACATAGAAAAAGAAAAAGTATAAGTGATTTTAGAAAATGGTGTAAAGATCATGTCAGACATCCTCTTCTGGGTATACCTGGTAAATGCAGTCCTGCTGATAAACCATGAGATCGATTCTGCTTACTGGAAAGAATGGGATCTCTTCAGGCTGCCAGGTGGAATAACAGGATTCCTTCTAATACACATTCCGGTACTATTTTTTGTACTATACGGACTGGTCCTGGTCTTCCAGCAGTCTTTCACCGGCCTGATATTTTCATTGATCCTGAGCCTTAGCGGCATCTTTGCATTTACAGCCCACATGTATTTCATAAGGAAAGGCAGAGATGAGTTCAAGACAACTATCTCACTATTCATTCTGATCTCAACGCTGATAGTATCACTGGTACAAGCCTACCTCACCATCAGCCTAATTCTAAAATGATGCAGCAAGAAAAGACAGTAACAAGTAACATTATCTGCCTTCACCACATCTATTAATTCATGAACACATCACCAAAGATCCCCATCACCGATGAGCATATGCACATAGATCCCCGTGCAAAGGGACTGAAAGCTGTCAAAGAGTTCCAGAATGTAGGAGGAACTCACATAATCCTTGTTACCAAACCCACCTGGACCATCGGAGTGGAGGTCACAAAACCGGAGGACTACAGGATCGTCTTCGATGAGACCGTAGACCTTGCCAGACAGATCAACGAGACCGGTGTCAAAGCTTTCCCGGTGCTCGGTGTCCACCCGGCCGAGATCACCAAACTCACCGAACGCATGGAACTTGACAGGGCTGTTGAACTTATGAAGAGCGGCCTTGAGATCGCTGCAACGTACGTCGATGAAGGAGTTGCCGTAGGACTCAAGAGCGGACGCCCACACTACCCGGTCTCAGAAGAGATATGGGATGCTTCCAATGAAATCATGGAACATGGATTCATGCTCGCAAAGGATCATGACTGTGCGATCCAGCTGCATACCGAGAGCGTTGAGGAGCCGGAACTTATCGATATAACTGAAAGAGCAAAAAGAACAGGCATCCGACTGAATAAGGTGGTCAAGCATTACGCCCCCCCTCTTGTGAATGTTTGTGAGAAGCTTGGGATATTCCCAGGAGTGCTGGCTGGCAAAGGTGCCATCGAGCAGGCCCTTGAAGAAGGAACACGGTTCATGATGGAAACCGATTATATTGATGATCCTGATAGGCCGGGGGCCGTACTGGGACCAAAGACCATTCCCAGAAGGACATTGAAGCTTGTGGAAGAGTACGGTGAGGAGCCGTTCTGGAAAGTGCACAAGGAGAATGTGGAAGAGGTCTATGAGGTTGAGATCGAAATTTAAAACTTCAAATTAAAATTTAAAACCTCAAACTTTTATTTTTAATATTAAACCCCGAACCCTTCCTGCAGGCACTTTTCCCTCCTGCAACCGGCTGTCAGCCTTAGTTCCTCTCGTATCTCTATACAGTTCTCCCATGGACCATGGACATTGCAATATGCAATTGCACAAAATTCCCGGTACTTGCCAAAATATACCAACCCGAAAACAGCATCCGGTTTTACTCCCGGACCGAAGGTTGCCCTGCCGATGGTGACCGTGTCCATCATCTTGGTGCGGCCATAGAGCTCAATATATTCGATATGATGCTCAGGGGTGTTCGGATGTATCGCTTTTTCTCCCACAACAACGCGGATATATTCCTTCCCTGTACCTTCGTAGTTTCTGAGAACTTCGATTGTTGGGATGTGTCTTTCTTTTGAACGGTCATCGACATTATTTGTGTCTTCGGACCCTATGATCTCAGAAAATTCCATGATATTACATTCTGGTTGTTGTGTGATATTCTTAACGGGAACCTTGAGATGGCAACACTAAAGATTTAAATCGAGGAGCTCTGGAAATCCAAAACTTTATTGCCACATAGACATTGAAAGTTCTTTTAATATTAAATGAATTTTTAATTGGGGTATAGGATAATGAGAATTATTGTAAAGACTGGAGTGAGCATATTGATAATAGGCATTCTGCTCGTGGGATTTGCATGGGGAGGGTCGTCGGATCCTGTAAATAACGATGATAGCGAATTAGATGATCCCGAACATACTGATGGGATCTTTGATCCAAATAACTCCAATTCCCTTTTTGAAGAGTACAAGAGTGATCCATTGTTCATAGCCAGCAGAGGAAACTTTCCCGAAACAATCGATAGGGAGTGGAAAAATTCAGTTAATGACTGCTGGCTATCTCTTTCCATAAATCAACCGGCATACACAATTGATAGTTCTATAAGAAGCATCGCTGCCAATAGTGAATTTTTGATCGTAGATATAAGCTATGATCAGCATGGAAAAATGAATGAGTCAAGAATTGATGAGATCTATCGGAAGATCGATGATCACTGTGAGCGTGAAGAGGGTATCAGTGGTATATCCGTGGTATTTATGTGGCCAATGGAAGATGAGAGCATACCACTTCCTGATTATGGACCGGAGATCTTTGAGGAAGCTAAAAGCAGTCCATCGTTCATAGCTGCCTACGGAACAATGCCTGTGATTACGCAGGAAAGTGAAAAAAGAAGATGGATAGATTAGCTTGGACATACAAAAGATAGGGAACTCGACCCGTTCTTTGCTTCATCTAACGGACCTCTGATAAGTTATGGAGTGTACATCAACGGATACCTGAGTGTGGGCATGAACTCAGAAACACCTGAAAAAGTAAACGAATCCGTAATTGACGAAATATATCAGACGATAGACAAGCACTTCGAACAGGAAGCAGGTATAGACGAAGTCCCGGTAGTATTTGAATGGGAGAGTCCTATAATCCTATGTGAAGAGGTAGTCAGTCCGCCATCATCGGATGAAGAAGATATTTGTGTGATAGATGATGATGGAAATGTTGTAACCTATACAAGGGATGAAGCTTATTTAGATGAAGAAGGGAATCTTGTGGTCATCGATAATGGAACACCGGAGGAGATCGGGACAGAAACCCAAACACCGGGATTCACCTCAATACTGCTCACTATCGGACTGTTATTTTCGGCAAGGCTGAGAAAGTAATTGGATAATCAGATCAGCGGATCAGGGAGATCATCCCTGATCCAGACATCTTTTCCAATAAAAGAGGAAGGAAAATCTTTGCCATATTGACTGAAAAATACAATGACAATGTTTTTGGCAGACCCTCTTGAAGAGTATATTTAAGTTTGTAATGAAAAACTAAGAAACTAATAATAAAGCAATATTTCACCTCAACAGCAAACCTTTAATGCTCTCACTCAAATATCTCAAACCCCAACTTATCCTTCAAAGCATTACATATCTGAAAACACTACCTTCCAGAAACCATGTCCCTGAAAAATATAATCGTCAAAGGTGCCAAGGAGCACAACCTGAAGAATATCGATCTCGTATTCCCCCGTGACAAACTGATAGTCATAACAGGGCTCAGCGGATCAGGAAAATCATCCCTTGCTTTTGATACCATATATGCAGAGGGACAGAGGCGATACGTGGAATCACTTTCAGCTTATGCGAGGCAGTTCCTGGGACTTATGGAAAAACCGGACGTCGAGTACATAGAGGGACTTTCCCCTGCGATCTCCATCGAGCAGAAGACAACCAGCAAGAACCCGCGTTCCACAGTGGGAACGGTTACTGAGATCTATGACTATCTCAGGCTGCTCTATGCAAGAATAGGCATCAGGCACTGCCCAAAATGTGGCAAGACCATAGAGCCTCAGAGTGTTGACCAGATCGTTGACAGCATCATGAAAATAGATGAAGGGTCAAAGGTCCATATCCTTGCACCCCTTGTGAGGGAACGTAAAGGAGAGTACAAAAAATTGCTCACGGACCTCAGGGGAGAAGGGTTTGCACGCGCAAGGGTGGATGGAGATATCGTATCACTGGATGATGCCGAGACCATCGAACTTGGACGCTACTACAAGCACAACATCGAAGTGGTTGTGGACAGGCTTGCCATCAAGAAAGGCATCGAAGAAAGATTGTCGGATTCCGTGGAGACTGCGCTTGAGAAGAGTGGCGGTACCCTGATGGTACATGTTCTTGACGGCGATGAGATGGTGTTCAGCGAAAACCTCGCATGTACGGACTGTGGGATCGGATTTGAGGAAATGGAACCTTCTGCGTTCTCTTTCAACAGTCCTCAGGGTGCATGTGAAGAATGCCACGGTCTTGGAACTTCAATGGAGTTCGACCCTGAACTGATCGTACCTGACCCCACCCTGACATTGAGAGAAGGTGCCATCGAGCACTGGAGCAAGAAAGACGGCTACTACATGCAGGCACTGGAATCCGTGGGACAGCATTTCGGATTCTCACTGGATGTGCCCTTCGAGGAGCTTGAACAAAAGCACAAGGACATAATCTTCAACGGTACCAATGAAATGATAAACTACGTGCACATCGGTAAGAACGGTGGTATGTGGAAGCATAAAGGTCGTTTCCGGGGAGTCATCTCCAATATTTCAAAAACTTATGATAATACCGAATCTGAGAACACGAAGGACAGGTTGAGGAAGTATATCACAACCAAGCCATGTACTACCTGTAGTGGCAACAGGCTGAAACCCGCCAGCCTTGCTGTGACCATCAACGACAGCAACATCATCCAGGTCACGCAGATGTCCGTGGAGACATCATTGCAGTTCTTCGAGGAACTGGAACCGACCCTCACACCACGCGAGTATTCCATTGCACGACTGATTCTCAAAGAGATCAAGGCAAGGCTTGGTTTCCTCATGGACGTCGGCCTTGATTACCTTACACTTAGCCGTTCAGCAGCGACCCTTTCAGGAGGAGAGGCACAGCGTATCAGGCTGGCCACCCAGATCGGATCCAGCCTCATGGGAGTGCTGTACATCCTGGATGAGCCAAGCATAGGGCTGCACCAGAGAGACAACCTCAGGCTGATCAATACACTGAAACATCTTCGTGATATCGGCAACACGGTAGTTGTCGTGGAGCATGACGAAGAGACCATACTCAATTCAGATCACGTGGTAGATATGGGACCTGGTGCAGGTATCCACGGTGGAGAGGTCGTGGCAGAGGGCACGCCTGAAGAAATTATGGCACACCCTGATTCTCTTACCGGTCAGTACATGAGCGGAAAACTTGAGATCGCTGTGCCGGAGAAGAGGCGCAAACCAGCCGGTAAGCTGATCTTAAAAGGTGCATCACAGAACAATCTCAAGGGTATCGATGTGAAATTCCCACTTGGTGTCATGGCATGCGTCACCGGCGTATCCGGTTCCGGAAAGAGCACACTGATCAATGAGACCCTCAACAAAGTGCTTGCACAGAAGCTCCACCGCGCAAGGGACAGGCCTGGCAAGTACAAGGAAATCAAGGGTCTTGACCTGATAGACAAGGTCATCACCATCGACCAGTCACCGATCGGAAGAACACCACGTTCCAATCCTGCTACCTACACCAACCTATTCACACCTATCAGGGAGCTATTTGCACAAACAAAGATGGCAAAGGCAAGAGGATACAAACCCGGAAGGTTCAGCTTCAATGTTCGCGGAGGACGGTGTGAGACCTGCTCAGGTGACGGTATCATTACAATTGAGATGCACTTTTTGCCTGACGTCTATGTGCCCTGTGAGGTCTGTCACGGGAAGCGCTACAACCGTGAGACACTTGAGGTGACCTATAAGGACAAGACCATCGCAGATGTGCTGGACATGACCGTTGAGGAAGCACTGGAATTCTTTGAGAATGTACCCAAGATCAAGAGAAAGCTCCAGACTCTCTACGATGTTGGTCTTGGATATATCAAGCTGGGACAGTCCTCAACAACCCTCTCAGGAGGAGAGGCACAGCGTGTGAAGCTGGCAACCGAGCTTAGCAGGCGTTCTACCGGTAAGACGGTCTACATTCTTGACGAGCCTACAACAGGACTTCACTTTGATGATGTAAACAAGTTGCTTGATGTGCTCCAGAGACTTGTGGATGCAGGTAACACGGTTATCGTGATCGAACACAACCTCGATGTCATTAAGACAGCGGACTGGGTCATCGACCTTGGACCAGAGGGTGGAGAGCGTGGAGGAACCATCGTTGCCGAAGGCACACCTGAGAAACTGGCAAAGAGCAAGGACTCCTATACAGGGGAATTCCTGAAGCGGGTACTCAAGGGATAAATTGAGAATAATAAAAGAAGCTAAAAAAGATTAAAATGGATATCTGACCAACGTCAGATATCATGACCTTCAAAACATGAAAGACAGACCATCTGTCCGTTCTTTACACGAAGACGTGTTTCCATTGCTTCTTCGCCGCATTCTGCACATGCTATGGAACGGTAGACCATGGCCTTTTCAGGCGGTTCGATCTCTACATTTGTTGCAGTGAAAAGTTCCTCATCCGGAATATCAAGGATTGCGAGACCCCTTTCTGCATGCCTTTGTTTGAACTCTTCCTTTTCCTCGTCAGTGGCAGTACCATTTCTTACTTTGGGGAAAAGTTCGTTGTAGCGAGGATCTTCCCTGCGCTGGCGGGGATTTATTGAGATCCTGAGCGCTTCAGGGTTTCCTCTCTTGAAGAAAGTATAGACATGCTTTCCAAGGTCCCTGAACACAAGGTTGCCTTTTCCAAAGGTGCATCCATTGACCACTTGGATAGCATCCACACTGCAGGACTTGTTCTCAACAATGACAACAAGTTCCTCGTCCTCAGCCCGATCCTTGAACTTATTGGCTGCATAGGTTGCAACCCTGTAACCAATAACAAGTCCAGGGCAGAGATGCCCGTGGAATTTTATAACATCATCCAGTTCCATGAGGTCACCTTAGAACTGACTTCTGATCTTTGCAACGACGTTCTCGACCTGGGTCACTGCAGTACCGATGTACCTGTCAGGGTTCACAAGGTCTGTGATGTCATCCTCACTAAGGTATTGTGTGACCTCTGGCTTGGCCAGAAGTACTTCCTTGAGGTGCTTGCCTGACTCGTGTGCCTCCATTGCAGAGCTTCTCACGATCTCGTGGGCTTCCTGCCTTCCTACACCGCGCTTTGCAAGCTCGATCATGATAGCTTCACCCATGTTAAGACCACGGAGAAGGTCAAGGTTCTTGCGAATGTTCTCAGGATAGAACCTGAGGTTTTCGATAACACCGATGGCCAGCTTGAGAAGGTGGTCGGTCAGCACACAGCTTTCAGGGAAAACTACCCTTTCACATGAAGAGTTGGTGAGGTCACGCTCATCCCAGAGAGTGTTGTTCAGAAGTTCCGGCTCGACCATTGAGCGGACGATACGTGCCAGACCGCTGATCTGTTCTGACTTGATAGGGTTCCTCTTGTGAGGCATGGTGGAAGAACCTACCTGTTTCTTGCGGAAGCTTTCCTCGACCTCTGCGATCTCGCTTCTCTGGAGGGAGCGGATCTCCACTGCGATCTTGTCAAGGGTTGTTACTGTATTTGCCATCCACATGACGAACTCTGCGTGGCGGTCACGCTGGATGATCTGGTTAGATACATCGACACTACCAAGACCAAGATATTCCATTGCATGTTTCTGGATCTCGATACCATCCTGTCCGAATGCTGCCTGTGTACCCACAGCTCCGGTCATCTGTCCTACCAGAAGACGTGGTGTGAGCTGGCCCAGACGCTCGAGGTGTCTTGACATCTCACTTGCCCAGATAGCAAACCTGAGACCGTATGTTGTTGGGACACCGATCTGACCGTGTGTTCTTCCTGCACAGACAGTATTCTTGTGCTCTTCTGCCTTTATCAACAAGACATCCAGAAGCGTGCGTACCTTGTCTTCAAGGATAGCAACTGCATCCATCATCTGAAGAGCGGTGGCTGTGTCCAGGATATCGTTGGATGTTGCACCAAAGTGCACCCATTTTGCAGCATCTTCGCTGCACTGCTCGGAGATTGCGAGAACGATGGCCATCATGTCATGATGGATCTCATCTTCTATCTCTGTGACCCTTTCCAGTTTGACAGAGCCAATGCTGTGCTCGATTGCATTCGCAGCTTCAACAGGTACGATGCCTACCTTTGCTTCAGCCTGTGAAAGAGCTGCCTCGGTCTTTAAGAGCTTTTCAAGGCGGTTTGCCTCACTCCAGACATATTTCAT
This genomic interval carries:
- a CDS encoding TatD family hydrolase, translating into MNTSPKIPITDEHMHIDPRAKGLKAVKEFQNVGGTHIILVTKPTWTIGVEVTKPEDYRIVFDETVDLARQINETGVKAFPVLGVHPAEITKLTERMELDRAVELMKSGLEIAATYVDEGVAVGLKSGRPHYPVSEEIWDASNEIMEHGFMLAKDHDCAIQLHTESVEEPELIDITERAKRTGIRLNKVVKHYAPPLVNVCEKLGIFPGVLAGKGAIEQALEEGTRFMMETDYIDDPDRPGAVLGPKTIPRRTLKLVEEYGEEPFWKVHKENVEEVYEVEIEI
- a CDS encoding desulfoferrodoxin family protein — protein: MEFSEIIGSEDTNNVDDRSKERHIPTIEVLRNYEGTGKEYIRVVVGEKAIHPNTPEHHIEYIELYGRTKMMDTVTIGRATFGPGVKPDAVFGLVYFGKYREFCAIAYCNVHGPWENCIEIREELRLTAGCRREKCLQEGFGV
- a CDS encoding PAS domain S-box protein, which encodes MNICNESTGENSIEASCIAKGIIDVINGNKGLLKIEYPCHSPDEKRWFLLKVTPLSKTYPTNVLLQHIDITDRKLAEEQIRDRGNRLDSIFRAVPAGIGVVQERILREVNDRICKMTGYSRDELLGQSARILYPTNDEFEYVGREKYSLIQKKGTGVVETQWKRKDGNIIDIILSSSPIDPDDQLKGVTFSALDITERKKAENTLIESEENYRLLAHNSLDAIWVMNKDLEFTYVSPSCYIISGYTPDEFIGTKVYDHCDDLNYQTILNFIQEGIDRLPDASGVKFEAVLRRKDGTEFPVEIVGKVLCDEDGSPIGFQGTTRDITDRKKAKQSLIESEAKFRNYIDNAPDAVFVSDLDGNYIEVNKSACRITGYSEDELVGMNFLDITPVEHHEFLLKKFNELKKNGIIDLDVQFLTKNGCKRWWNVSSSVLSDERIITFKKDITKNKSAEFELIETLKYSTQKENEITELLNSAHSILKNKDFEAVARIVFDACARTIGAKAGYVALLSETGDENKVLFLEDGGMSCFVDPELPMPVRGLRDEVYKKGNVVYHNDFMNSEWTKYMPEGHMDLPNVLFTPLRIEGKTLGLMGFSYKDGDFNENDALLAKTFGDYLAISLNNKINLDLINKSEELYRSIFESAANLITSVDENGIIVDCNSRIKNVLGYDKKEIVGNPMSKIIHPDYMDKALESLQEILETGVSYNEEYKVVKKDGTLIDVVINSSGINKSNGKYERTICLINDITEHKKAELKLYESEKKYSTIVENGNDGIIILQGDSIKFANRTMQEMAGYSYEQIVERSFIEFVSPKHVDTIKEKYRRRLNGEKVSNHYEIEIISKSGALLPVNVSASVVQYKGHPATMAILRDISSWKQARQALIASKLAAEEANRTKSEFLANVSHELRTPLNPIIGFSDILANEMAGELNEKQKKYAFTIKNHGEELLNLINHILDISNIHAGNTDLECDLFNLQKSIVEVKESRIVIASKKNVLLESHVDPQLAEIFADPVKIKDILHGLVDNAIKFTPEGGVVEIYATREDDHARISVVDTGIGISKEDRVRIFNPFMQVDGSTTRKYGGIGLGLMLAKEYVNLHSGKIWVESELGVGSKFTFTIPIVSEKANLLNTNDDPFSCGDSILNVSLNNRCS
- a CDS encoding DUF6713 family protein; translation: MSDILFWVYLVNAVLLINHEIDSAYWKEWDLFRLPGGITGFLLIHIPVLFFVLYGLVLVFQQSFTGLIFSLILSLSGIFAFTAHMYFIRKGRDEFKTTISLFILISTLIVSLVQAYLTISLILK
- a CDS encoding PAS domain-containing protein, which encodes MISSEDIEIIINSSQAVIFLWDTDEDWNVDFVSENILQFGYDPEEFIDGKLTYADIVHPDDIDHLKEDFLDYSKKDKLVGFTRQYRIITKFGEIRWVDERSLMKRNDRGDIESIQGIIFDITENKKVEEALQINEARLETLLRLNQMSSHSVKEIIEFILEEGIKLMGSEAGYFALVNQSEDTITVHS